In the Chitinophagales bacterium genome, one interval contains:
- the fdhF gene encoding formate dehydrogenase subunit alpha → MKTETLSIKKELNGNGSMANGNGIARLPAAFIDDKPYDIREGETILSFMRRHFGKQAIPTLCDAPHLDPFGSCRVCSVDVALVKGGPVKAQASCHTPVVPGSFIYPESERIQRLRKNIIELVLTDHPLDCLTCEVNNNCELQTVAARVGVRDVRYPEGRNHLGRSKDLSHPYMTSDLSKCINCFRCVRACDEIQGQFVLSMAGRGFDSRIVKGADVSFFESDCVSCGACAQACPTSAISDVFESKSVAFYTKERTVCTYCGVGCNLEVAVKGGKIKSIQAPYEAAANGGHTCLKGRYAFSFYNHPDRLRSPLIKRNGQFEKATWEEAYDFIAEQLTRIKAEYGPDAIAGISSARCTNEENYIMQKFIRAVVGTNNIDSCARVCHSPTALGMQRTFGTGAATNSIIDLEYTDCMMVIGANPTDAHPVTGAKLKQKAMQGKKLIVIDPRKTELTKYADYHLQLRPGTNVALLNMMLYYIISKKLEDISFIAARTEGFDEFRQQILALDIYEMERLTGVDRNLVKDAAVTYATAKNAMSFHGLGVTEHYQGTYTVMLIADLAMITGNIGRRGVGVNPLRGQNNVQGAADMGCQPHQGAGYLDVTDVKNHLMYEQFYGAKLPQHVGYKIPQMYDAALNGKLKAIWVIGEDMAQTDPNTHHVVAALKKLDLFVVQELFMTETAKLATVILPGASFLEKSGTFTNGERRIQRVNKIVEPIEGTRCDGQIITDIMNRMGYPQADYQPDTMLEEIAQVVPFFAGVRWEELGDDGKQWPVAPGGMDTEILHTDTFKRGKGKFIYNDFKESAEIAHHGKSYPYIITTNRELEHYNCGAMTRRTGNAKILTEDVLLINEQDAARHFIADGDMVCVESARGKVDIKARITDEVKPGILSSTFHFPEIMLNNITSSISDSEAMCPEYKVVACNIRKSKGKYKSGGLKEQQ, encoded by the coding sequence ATGAAAACAGAAACCCTATCGATCAAAAAGGAACTGAACGGTAATGGTTCCATGGCAAACGGCAACGGCATTGCCAGGTTACCGGCTGCTTTCATTGATGATAAACCTTATGACATCAGGGAAGGGGAAACTATCTTATCCTTTATGCGTCGCCATTTTGGCAAGCAGGCCATTCCAACTTTATGTGATGCACCGCATCTTGATCCATTTGGTTCCTGCAGGGTTTGCAGTGTAGATGTGGCACTCGTTAAAGGAGGGCCGGTGAAGGCACAGGCATCCTGTCATACTCCAGTGGTGCCCGGTTCTTTTATTTATCCTGAGTCTGAAAGGATACAGCGACTGCGCAAGAATATCATTGAACTGGTTTTAACGGATCATCCGCTCGATTGCCTTACCTGTGAAGTAAATAATAATTGTGAACTGCAGACCGTTGCTGCCAGAGTTGGTGTTCGTGACGTGCGTTATCCTGAAGGCCGGAATCATCTTGGCAGAAGCAAGGACCTGAGCCATCCGTATATGACTTCCGATTTGTCGAAGTGCATCAATTGCTTTCGCTGCGTGCGGGCCTGTGATGAAATTCAGGGTCAGTTTGTATTGAGCATGGCTGGAAGGGGATTCGACAGTCGTATTGTGAAAGGAGCCGATGTCAGCTTTTTTGAAAGTGATTGTGTGAGCTGCGGCGCCTGCGCACAGGCTTGCCCTACCTCTGCCATCAGCGATGTTTTTGAATCAAAATCGGTGGCTTTTTATACCAAGGAAAGGACTGTTTGTACTTATTGCGGTGTCGGATGCAATCTTGAAGTGGCAGTGAAAGGAGGCAAAATAAAATCTATTCAGGCACCTTATGAGGCGGCAGCAAATGGCGGTCACACCTGTCTTAAGGGACGATATGCATTTTCATTTTACAATCATCCTGACAGACTGCGCTCACCATTGATTAAACGCAATGGTCAATTTGAGAAGGCAACATGGGAGGAGGCGTATGACTTTATCGCGGAGCAACTTACACGGATAAAAGCGGAATACGGCCCTGATGCTATTGCAGGTATTTCATCCGCACGCTGCACCAATGAAGAGAACTATATCATGCAGAAATTTATCCGCGCCGTGGTCGGTACCAACAACATCGACAGCTGTGCACGCGTTTGCCATTCGCCCACTGCATTGGGTATGCAACGTACGTTTGGTACCGGGGCCGCCACCAATTCCATTATCGATCTGGAATATACTGATTGCATGATGGTGATCGGCGCCAACCCTACGGATGCACACCCTGTAACCGGGGCAAAGCTGAAGCAGAAGGCGATGCAGGGCAAAAAGCTGATCGTAATCGATCCGAGAAAAACCGAGCTTACCAAATATGCCGACTATCACTTGCAGTTGAGGCCCGGAACCAATGTGGCTTTGCTGAATATGATGCTGTATTATATCATCAGTAAAAAGCTGGAAGATATCTCCTTCATAGCTGCGCGCACAGAAGGCTTCGACGAATTCAGGCAGCAAATCCTGGCGCTTGACATCTATGAGATGGAACGCCTTACCGGCGTTGACCGTAACCTGGTAAAGGATGCAGCTGTTACCTATGCAACGGCAAAAAATGCTATGTCATTTCACGGATTGGGTGTTACGGAACACTATCAGGGTACCTATACGGTGATGCTTATAGCTGATCTTGCCATGATAACGGGCAACATCGGCAGAAGAGGTGTTGGTGTGAACCCATTGCGCGGACAAAACAATGTGCAGGGTGCGGCGGATATGGGATGTCAGCCACATCAGGGTGCCGGCTATCTCGATGTGACAGATGTGAAGAATCATCTGATGTATGAACAGTTTTATGGCGCAAAATTGCCGCAGCATGTGGGGTATAAAATTCCGCAGATGTATGATGCCGCGCTGAATGGGAAACTGAAGGCTATCTGGGTGATTGGCGAAGACATGGCACAAACTGATCCGAACACGCATCATGTGGTGGCCGCATTGAAGAAACTGGATCTGTTCGTCGTGCAGGAATTGTTCATGACAGAAACGGCCAAACTGGCGACGGTCATATTGCCCGGCGCATCGTTCCTGGAAAAGAGCGGAACTTTTACCAATGGGGAAAGAAGAATTCAGCGGGTAAATAAAATCGTCGAACCCATCGAAGGGACAAGGTGCGACGGTCAGATCATAACCGACATCATGAACCGTATGGGTTACCCGCAGGCGGATTATCAGCCGGATACCATGTTGGAGGAAATTGCACAGGTGGTACCGTTCTTCGCCGGTGTCCGTTGGGAAGAACTGGGTGATGATGGCAAGCAATGGCCGGTTGCTCCGGGCGGAATGGACACAGAGATATTGCACACCGACACCTTTAAAAGAGGGAAGGGAAAATTCATCTATAACGATTTCAAAGAGTCAGCGGAGATTGCACATCATGGTAAATCGTATCCATACATAATTACCACCAATCGTGAACTGGAACATTACAATTGCGGTGCTATGACACGCCGTACCGGTAATGCGAAAATACTCACCGAAGATGTGCTGCTGATCAATGAACAGGATGCCGCCCGGCATTTTATTGCTGATGGTGACATGGTTTGCGTGGAATCGGCACGCGGCAAGGTGGACATCAAGGCAAGGATAACAGATGAAGTAAAGCCGGGTATATTAAGTTCCACTTTTCATTTTCCTGAAATTATGCTTAACAATATCACTTCCAGTATCAGTGACAGTGAAGCCATGTGCCCGGAATATAAAGTGGTCGCCTGCAATATCAGGAAGAGCAAAGGAAAGTATAAATCCGGTGGATTAAAGGAGCAGCAGTAA
- a CDS encoding PorV/PorQ family protein, whose amino-acid sequence MRKTLSTVAILLCTCSGAFSQFYKYSNEFLSIGIGARGLAMSGAQVASVSDVTAGYWNPAGLALIDKKFDLGLMHAEYFAGIAKFDYAGIALPMQEKNRMLAFSIIRFGVDDIPNTLFLIEPDGSVNYDNVTTFSVADYAGLISYAQKLPVEGLRIGGNLKIIHRTVGSFASSWGVGLDAGLQYDKNKWQFGLMAKDITTTFNAWSFNFTEEEQAVFASTQNVIPENSVELTAPKIILGAARKFQCGKNITLLPELDLDITTDGKRNVLISAAPFSIDPHAGIEAAYKELIYLRGGIGNIQKITNIDGTKNMTAQPNIGVGLVIKSISIDYALTNLGSLSSSLYSNVFSVRIAINNKPGKP is encoded by the coding sequence ATGAGAAAAACACTGTCTACTGTTGCGATACTGTTATGCACCTGCTCGGGTGCTTTTTCACAATTTTACAAGTACAGCAATGAGTTTCTCAGCATTGGCATCGGTGCCCGCGGGCTGGCCATGTCAGGCGCACAGGTTGCCTCCGTCAGCGATGTCACAGCAGGTTACTGGAATCCGGCAGGCCTGGCGCTGATTGACAAAAAATTTGATCTCGGCCTCATGCATGCCGAATACTTCGCCGGCATTGCAAAATTTGATTACGCCGGCATTGCACTTCCGATGCAGGAAAAAAACAGGATGCTTGCTTTTTCAATTATCCGGTTTGGTGTTGACGATATTCCCAACACACTTTTCCTTATTGAGCCGGACGGCAGTGTCAACTATGATAATGTAACCACCTTTTCAGTAGCTGATTATGCAGGGCTGATTTCCTATGCACAAAAATTACCTGTGGAAGGATTACGCATTGGCGGCAACCTGAAGATTATACACCGAACTGTTGGCTCCTTTGCTTCGTCTTGGGGTGTGGGGCTGGATGCAGGCCTTCAATATGACAAAAACAAATGGCAGTTTGGACTGATGGCAAAAGACATAACTACAACATTTAATGCATGGTCTTTTAATTTTACCGAAGAAGAACAAGCTGTATTTGCTTCCACACAGAATGTGATTCCGGAAAATTCGGTGGAGCTCACGGCGCCCAAAATAATACTGGGTGCAGCCCGTAAGTTTCAATGCGGCAAGAACATCACGCTTTTGCCAGAGCTGGATCTGGATATCACCACCGACGGAAAGAGAAATGTGCTGATCAGCGCTGCACCTTTCAGTATTGATCCGCATGCAGGTATTGAAGCCGCTTACAAAGAATTGATTTACCTGCGCGGGGGCATCGGTAACATTCAGAAGATCACCAACATTGACGGTACAAAAAACATGACAGCACAGCCGAACATCGGTGTAGGGCTGGTGATCAAGAGTATCAGTATTGATTATGCACTTACCAACCTTGGCAGCCTCTCATCTTCGTTGTACTCCAATGTGTTTTCTGTAAGGATTGCCATCAATAACAAACCGGGAAAGCCGTAG
- a CDS encoding CoA pyrophosphatase: protein MQQPLPGEAAQFKMAPERRITMKEFYAAKHPDPRLSAVLICFFPDRENICTWLMLRPEEQGAHSGQVSFPGGRFEDGDIDLQNTALREANEEIGIDRNKIEVIGALTSLYIPVSNNLVKPFVGFVQEKQPVQKNEVEVKAIIETDIRLIMNPSIKSNATFNGQHNAKINAPYYNINGHKVWGATAMILSELESIIGDV from the coding sequence TTGCAGCAACCGCTTCCAGGCGAAGCTGCACAGTTTAAGATGGCGCCTGAACGGCGCATTACGATGAAGGAATTTTATGCAGCAAAACATCCGGATCCAAGGCTGAGTGCAGTCCTTATTTGTTTTTTTCCCGACAGGGAAAACATCTGTACCTGGTTAATGCTCCGGCCTGAAGAGCAGGGTGCGCACAGCGGACAGGTCAGCTTTCCCGGCGGAAGGTTCGAGGATGGAGATATTGACCTGCAAAATACTGCCCTGCGTGAAGCCAATGAGGAAATTGGCATTGACCGTAACAAGATTGAAGTGATTGGTGCACTCACAAGCTTGTATATTCCCGTGAGTAATAACCTGGTGAAACCATTTGTCGGATTTGTGCAGGAGAAACAACCGGTGCAAAAAAATGAGGTGGAAGTCAAGGCAATTATCGAAACAGATATACGCCTTATAATGAATCCTTCCATAAAAAGCAACGCAACATTTAATGGCCAGCACAATGCTAAAATCAATGCACCATACTATAATATAAACGGACATAAAGTATGGGGAGCCACCGCCATGATACTAAGTGAGCTGGAAAGTATTATTGGAGATGTTTGA
- a CDS encoding OmpA family protein — protein sequence MKKAIYFTATIALLIIMNASGQVKSITSDTQWELQQAVLKNTPEAACIIRMGDVDNLGFGWPDDFDPFCGRMTAAHSWPWESNKDDLPGFDRILLSSKFDPSKIHDCDGDGYSESYDPSKTKPVAWNIATDALKGMTIQNIYLQLFIDDFQAPSFCSRFQLLINGKRFVEGEKVLNAIDQTGPVGKLISIPLTEEFYPLLTGGSNVSIMIDESTGAADGFAVDFIRLLANRKRENSCKGTVRGVVLDKETEQPVAGAHVFSMEGMSAETDAQGKFELRNIPTGFEVLSARAAGYEDGTGTADIGEGDENQDVFILLTKGKSAAFGNRQIKVGESITLDNILFDQGKADIRPESRQTLDNVADFLKANPTAEIELSGHTSSEGDAAYNRSLSYKRVNACKHYITAKGIAEDRIYAVGYGPDHPVAANDTEANRAKNRRVEMRLKKL from the coding sequence ATGAAAAAAGCAATTTACTTCACCGCCACAATTGCGCTATTGATCATCATGAATGCATCCGGACAAGTTAAAAGCATCACATCCGATACACAATGGGAACTGCAGCAGGCGGTATTGAAAAACACACCGGAAGCGGCCTGTATCATTCGCATGGGCGATGTAGATAATTTGGGATTCGGATGGCCGGATGATTTTGATCCATTTTGTGGCAGAATGACAGCAGCGCACAGCTGGCCATGGGAAAGCAATAAGGATGATCTGCCCGGCTTTGACAGGATCCTCCTGTCATCCAAATTCGATCCCTCAAAAATTCATGACTGCGATGGTGATGGATACAGTGAAAGTTATGATCCATCAAAAACAAAGCCTGTGGCCTGGAATATAGCTACCGATGCCCTGAAGGGTATGACCATTCAGAACATCTACCTGCAGCTATTCATTGATGACTTCCAGGCACCCTCTTTCTGTTCCAGATTTCAGCTCCTGATTAACGGGAAGCGTTTTGTGGAAGGAGAAAAAGTACTCAATGCCATTGATCAGACCGGCCCTGTAGGCAAACTGATCTCCATTCCACTCACAGAAGAATTTTACCCGCTGCTCACGGGCGGCAGCAATGTCTCCATCATGATAGATGAATCCACCGGTGCCGCCGACGGATTTGCGGTCGACTTCATCCGTTTACTTGCCAACCGCAAGCGGGAAAACAGTTGCAAAGGCACAGTGCGCGGTGTGGTACTCGATAAAGAAACGGAACAGCCCGTGGCGGGAGCACATGTATTCTCGATGGAAGGTATGTCTGCTGAAACTGATGCGCAGGGAAAATTTGAGTTGCGAAATATCCCGACCGGCTTTGAAGTATTATCAGCTAGGGCCGCCGGTTACGAGGATGGTACGGGCACCGCCGATATTGGTGAAGGTGATGAAAACCAGGATGTATTTATTTTACTCACCAAAGGCAAATCAGCCGCCTTTGGCAACAGGCAGATCAAGGTAGGTGAATCCATCACGCTGGATAACATACTGTTTGATCAGGGCAAGGCAGACATCAGACCGGAATCGAGGCAAACGCTCGATAATGTGGCTGACTTTTTAAAGGCAAATCCCACTGCAGAAATCGAACTTTCTGGGCATACTTCTTCTGAAGGTGATGCGGCTTACAACCGTTCTTTATCTTATAAAAGAGTCAATGCCTGCAAACATTATATCACCGCAAAAGGAATCGCTGAAGACCGCATCTATGCAGTAGGCTATGGACCTGACCACCCTGTTGCGGCCAACGATACAGAAGCAAACAGGGCAAAAAACAGGCGCGTGGAGATGCGGTTAAAAAAGCTATGA
- the tyrS gene encoding tyrosine--tRNA ligase yields MNFMDELKWRGLYFDATPGTEEHLNSGSRTGYIGFDPSAPSLGIGNLVQIMLLTHFQRAGHRPIALVGGATGMIGDPSGKSEERKLLSEDAIRANEEKIRLQLGRFLDFTGNYAAVIENNYEWYKQMTVLDFLRDVGKHLTVNYMMAKDSVKSRLETGISYTEFTYQLLQGYDYYWLNLHRGCTLQMGGSDQWGNITAGIELSRRKSGNEVFAVTSPLITQSDGKKFGKSEKGNVFLDPSLTSPYKFYQFWLNVSDEDAGRYLRIFTLMNVAEIESIEASHAAGPHLRLLQQALAKDITIRVHSADDYEKAVRASAILFGQLAGDALQQLTDRDFEEIFEGVPTKKISKSLFENGLEVMRLLVDETQFFPSRGEARRMIQGKGVAVNKRIAGADDMIKSADLINQRYLLLQKGKKNYFLVIAE; encoded by the coding sequence ATGAATTTTATGGATGAACTCAAGTGGCGTGGTTTGTATTTTGACGCTACTCCCGGAACAGAAGAACACCTGAACAGCGGATCACGAACTGGTTACATTGGCTTTGACCCATCCGCACCATCGCTGGGCATTGGTAATCTGGTGCAGATCATGTTGCTTACACATTTTCAGCGGGCAGGCCACCGGCCGATTGCGCTCGTTGGTGGCGCCACCGGCATGATAGGTGATCCTTCCGGAAAATCAGAAGAAAGGAAATTATTGTCGGAAGATGCCATCAGAGCCAATGAAGAAAAGATCAGGCTGCAGCTTGGCAGGTTTCTCGACTTTACCGGCAACTATGCTGCCGTGATAGAGAACAACTATGAATGGTACAAACAGATGACGGTGCTTGACTTCCTCCGTGATGTCGGTAAACACCTTACGGTGAATTATATGATGGCGAAAGATTCGGTGAAGAGCCGGCTGGAGACCGGCATTTCATACACTGAGTTTACTTATCAGCTTTTGCAGGGTTACGATTATTACTGGCTCAACCTGCACCGTGGCTGTACCTTACAGATGGGCGGCTCTGACCAGTGGGGTAATATTACAGCAGGCATCGAATTGTCGAGAAGGAAGTCGGGTAATGAAGTGTTTGCAGTAACGAGTCCGCTCATCACGCAAAGTGATGGAAAGAAATTCGGCAAGTCTGAAAAGGGAAATGTGTTTCTGGATCCTTCACTTACTTCACCTTATAAATTCTACCAGTTCTGGCTGAACGTGTCTGATGAAGACGCTGGCAGGTACCTGCGGATTTTTACGCTGATGAATGTGGCTGAAATTGAATCGATCGAAGCCAGCCATGCAGCCGGACCGCACCTGCGCCTGTTGCAGCAGGCATTGGCTAAAGACATCACCATCAGGGTGCATTCAGCGGATGATTACGAGAAGGCTGTCCGTGCTTCAGCCATCCTGTTTGGACAATTGGCAGGCGATGCATTACAGCAACTCACCGACCGCGACTTTGAAGAAATATTTGAAGGAGTGCCCACTAAAAAAATCAGCAAGTCGCTTTTTGAAAATGGATTGGAGGTGATGCGACTGCTAGTGGATGAGACGCAGTTTTTTCCTTCCAGGGGAGAAGCCCGCCGCATGATACAGGGTAAAGGCGTTGCCGTAAACAAAAGAATCGCCGGTGCAGATGATATGATTAAATCTGCCGACCTGATCAATCAGCGTTACCTCTTATTGCAAAAGGGCAAGAAAAATTATTTCCTCGTGATTGCCGAATAG
- a CDS encoding NAD(P)H-dependent oxidoreductase subunit E, translating to MSKNLSELSGRKGWNKNLFEEIGLAAKGKGTPSAEAIATLAEEFVMGTANVYGAVSFYDFLRPENSNKKVYVCNGSACLTAGTQDELRKKLSHYFSEGEIGEMCCLGRCHENSAFHFGGMSFSGKAVETDFRSVAVTDAPLSVNDHYHVAGHGVQVLTGEFPGLEKYYESLSTALRSAPEVLLEELKISGLRGRGGAGFPIAYKLDACRKEVSNQKFIVCNADEGDPGAYSDRYLLEQQPHALLYGMIAAGFIAGATVGVIYIRGEYPEAIRITQQAVNDLVAAGYCGKNILDTGFNFEFKIIAAQGAYICGEETALLSSIEGQRPEVRVRPPYPVQHGLFNKPTVVNNVETLACIPFILEKGGKVFAAVGKGKSTGTKLISLDGFFNRPGICEVEMGTPLRYVVDDFGKGFKTDVKALHIGGPLGGLVPVGKIDSLTIDFESFAQNGFLLGHASVVCIPQSFPLIQYLEHLFQFTAHESCGKCFPCRLGATRGYELLQKAQSEDYKIDPLLFGDLLNTMEIGSLCALGGGLPLAMRNALQYFEEELSPYFQNS from the coding sequence ATGTCAAAAAATCTCAGTGAACTATCGGGAAGAAAAGGTTGGAATAAAAACCTGTTTGAAGAAATCGGGCTGGCAGCCAAAGGTAAAGGTACCCCTTCAGCTGAAGCCATTGCAACGCTGGCGGAAGAGTTTGTCATGGGCACAGCGAATGTTTATGGTGCCGTTTCTTTCTACGATTTCCTGAGGCCGGAAAACAGTAACAAAAAAGTTTATGTCTGCAATGGCAGCGCTTGCCTTACAGCCGGCACACAGGATGAGCTAAGGAAAAAACTCAGCCATTATTTCAGCGAAGGGGAAATCGGTGAGATGTGTTGCCTGGGCAGATGTCATGAAAACAGCGCCTTTCATTTTGGCGGCATGAGTTTTTCAGGCAAAGCAGTGGAGACGGATTTCCGGAGCGTCGCAGTAACGGATGCTCCGTTATCGGTGAACGATCATTATCATGTTGCCGGTCATGGTGTTCAGGTGCTTACAGGTGAATTTCCCGGCCTGGAAAAATATTATGAATCACTCAGCACGGCACTGCGCAGCGCACCGGAAGTATTGCTGGAAGAGTTGAAAATATCAGGGCTGCGCGGAAGAGGCGGCGCCGGATTCCCGATTGCATATAAACTGGACGCCTGCCGGAAGGAGGTGAGCAATCAGAAATTTATCGTTTGCAATGCTGATGAAGGTGATCCCGGAGCCTACAGCGACCGCTACTTGCTGGAACAACAACCGCATGCACTGTTGTACGGAATGATAGCAGCCGGATTTATTGCCGGCGCTACTGTTGGTGTGATCTACATCCGCGGTGAATATCCGGAAGCCATCCGCATCACGCAGCAGGCAGTTAATGATTTGGTTGCAGCAGGTTATTGCGGTAAGAATATTCTTGATACAGGTTTCAATTTCGAATTTAAAATTATTGCTGCACAGGGAGCTTATATCTGCGGTGAAGAAACTGCGCTGCTGTCGAGCATAGAAGGCCAGCGCCCCGAAGTGCGCGTAAGGCCGCCCTATCCGGTTCAACACGGTTTGTTTAACAAACCAACGGTGGTCAATAATGTAGAAACGCTGGCATGCATCCCTTTTATACTGGAGAAGGGCGGCAAGGTTTTCGCCGCTGTTGGCAAAGGTAAATCAACAGGCACCAAGCTGATTTCGCTCGATGGATTCTTCAACCGTCCGGGCATCTGTGAGGTGGAGATGGGTACACCGCTTCGTTATGTGGTGGATGATTTTGGTAAGGGATTCAAAACAGATGTAAAGGCATTGCATATCGGTGGTCCGCTGGGAGGATTGGTGCCTGTCGGGAAAATTGACAGCCTCACTATCGACTTCGAATCATTTGCACAAAATGGATTTCTGCTCGGACATGCTTCGGTGGTATGCATTCCACAATCATTTCCGCTGATTCAATACCTGGAGCATCTCTTTCAGTTTACTGCCCATGAAAGCTGTGGCAAATGTTTTCCCTGCCGGCTGGGCGCTACACGCGGTTATGAATTGCTGCAGAAAGCACAGTCGGAAGATTACAAAATTGACCCGTTGTTGTTCGGCGATTTGCTCAACACCATGGAAATTGGATCGTTGTGTGCCCTTGGCGGCGGTTTACCACTCGCTATGCGTAATGCGCTGCAATATTTTGAAGAAGAATTGTCTCCTTACTTTCAAAATTCATAA
- a CDS encoding histidine phosphatase family protein: MKPHRIVLIRHGESRGNVDRTIYAERPDYALELSEKGVSQSVEAGRKLSSIIGKEPVMFYVSPHWRTRMTCEGILHSFDGNSILIREEPRIREQEWGHLRTADKKRMLDDERDAFGTFYYRIADGESCADVYDRVSGFFDTLFRDFEKATFPPNVVIVTHGMTIRVFLMRWYRWTVEKFETVANPHNCEYFVMEKRENGKYELTTPLRYHTPHHPYQYPGRI, encoded by the coding sequence ATGAAACCACATAGAATTGTACTGATCAGGCATGGCGAATCAAGAGGCAATGTGGACCGCACGATTTATGCTGAGCGTCCCGACTATGCACTTGAGCTCAGTGAGAAAGGTGTGAGTCAATCTGTAGAAGCAGGCAGAAAACTTTCATCCATCATCGGCAAAGAGCCGGTCATGTTTTATGTTTCTCCTCACTGGCGAACCCGCATGACCTGTGAAGGTATCTTGCACAGCTTTGACGGCAACAGCATATTAATCAGGGAAGAGCCACGTATCAGGGAACAGGAATGGGGACATCTCCGCACGGCGGATAAAAAAAGGATGCTCGATGATGAACGAGATGCTTTCGGAACATTTTATTACCGGATTGCCGATGGTGAGTCTTGTGCTGATGTTTATGACCGTGTCAGCGGATTCTTTGACACATTGTTCCGTGATTTTGAAAAGGCGACTTTTCCTCCCAACGTTGTTATTGTTACCCATGGAATGACCATTCGGGTATTCCTGATGCGTTGGTATCGCTGGACCGTAGAAAAATTTGAGACCGTCGCCAATCCACATAACTGCGAATATTTTGTGATGGAAAAACGGGAGAATGGCAAATATGAACTCACTACGCCTTTAAGATATCACACTCCGCATCATCCATATCAATATCCTGGCAGGATCTGA